A portion of the Nitrospirota bacterium genome contains these proteins:
- a CDS encoding type II toxin-antitoxin system VapB family antitoxin, giving the protein MKTTIDIDDGILKKVMEISRSKTKKGAITVALSEYLRLKKREELKGLIGNYKDFSLTLDDLRKMRHER; this is encoded by the coding sequence ATGAAGACTACAATTGACATAGATGATGGTATCTTGAAAAAGGTTATGGAAATATCCAGGTCAAAGACAAAGAAAGGAGCGATTACTGTTGCCCTTAGCGAATATCTGAGGCTTAAAAAGAGAGAAGAACTTAAAGGGCTGATAGGTAACTATAAAGACTTTAGCCTTACACTTGATGACCTCAGGAAGATGCGGCATGAGCGATAA
- a CDS encoding PIN domain-containing protein → MSDKLLVDTSAWILSFKDSGNQKLKDYLRESIDSDRVVTTNIVILELLQGCKDKNEYKTLKSRLDILPLYKVTDRSWSIAYEIGFFLKRKGLTVPTVDIILASIAKENALTILHHDNHLKIISREIGIKTVDFL, encoded by the coding sequence ATGAGCGATAAGCTACTTGTGGATACCTCAGCGTGGATTCTGAGTTTTAAAGACTCAGGTAATCAAAAACTGAAAGATTATCTCAGAGAATCCATAGACTCTGATAGAGTAGTTACTACCAATATTGTGATACTTGAACTCTTGCAGGGATGTAAAGATAAAAATGAATACAAAACACTTAAGTCTCGTCTCGATATACTACCGCTTTACAAGGTAACAGACAGATCATGGTCTATTGCCTATGAAATAGGGTTTTTCTTAAAAAGAAAAGGGTTAACAGTGCCGACTGTTGATATAATTTTAGCCTCTATAGCAAAAGAAAATGCATTAACTATTCTTCATCATGATAATCACCTGAAGATTATATCTCGTGAGATTGGTATTAAGACCGTAGATTTTCTTTAA
- a CDS encoding LL-diaminopimelate aminotransferase translates to MSIELAERVRNLPPYLFAAIDQMKQEAIAEGVDLIDLSIGDPDMPTPVNIVERMKKAVEDPANHRYPSYEGMLSFREAVADWYKRRFNVEADPENEVLSLIGSKEGIGHIPLAFVNLGDIVLVPSPCYPVYPIGTLLAGGEPYFMPLRKENGFLPDLKSIPSNMAKKAKLMFINYPNNPTSAVAERPFFEEVIEFALKNNIIVCHDAAYSEIYFDGYKPISFLSVPGAMEVGIEFHSLSKTYNMTGWRIGFAVGNEKIISGLGRIKTNLDSGIFQAIQEAGIEALNTEEGVLREIRDTYQRRRDVLISGLTQAGLKTTLSKATFYVWMGIPEGFTSSDFTALLLKEAGVLTTPGNGFGDAGEGYIRIALTVGEERLTEAVERIKGVL, encoded by the coding sequence ATCAGTATTGAGCTTGCTGAAAGGGTCAGGAATCTCCCACCATATCTTTTTGCAGCGATAGACCAGATGAAACAAGAGGCTATTGCAGAAGGTGTTGACCTTATTGACCTGAGTATCGGAGACCCCGACATGCCGACACCAGTAAATATAGTAGAACGGATGAAAAAGGCGGTTGAAGACCCTGCAAACCACCGCTACCCATCTTACGAAGGGATGCTGAGTTTCAGGGAGGCTGTTGCAGACTGGTATAAGAGACGATTCAATGTGGAAGCTGACCCTGAAAATGAGGTTCTTTCATTGATTGGCTCTAAAGAGGGGATAGGACACATACCGCTCGCCTTTGTTAATTTAGGTGATATAGTCCTTGTCCCTTCACCATGTTATCCTGTATATCCAATCGGGACGCTACTTGCTGGCGGAGAACCCTACTTCATGCCCCTCAGAAAGGAAAATGGTTTTCTCCCTGACCTCAAGAGTATTCCCTCAAATATGGCAAAAAAGGCAAAGCTCATGTTTATTAACTACCCCAATAACCCAACATCAGCAGTTGCAGAGAGACCTTTCTTTGAAGAGGTCATTGAATTTGCTCTAAAAAATAACATCATCGTATGCCATGATGCCGCATACTCTGAGATATATTTTGATGGTTATAAACCAATAAGTTTTCTATCTGTGCCAGGGGCAATGGAAGTGGGTATAGAGTTTCACTCCCTTTCCAAGACATATAATATGACAGGCTGGAGGATAGGTTTTGCTGTAGGAAATGAAAAGATAATCTCAGGTCTTGGTAGAATAAAAACAAACCTTGATTCAGGTATATTCCAGGCAATTCAGGAGGCAGGGATAGAGGCGCTGAATACAGAAGAGGGTGTCCTGAGAGAAATAAGAGATACATACCAGAGAAGACGAGATGTCTTAATCTCGGGGCTCACCCAGGCTGGATTAAAAACAACTCTATCAAAGGCTACATTCTATGTCTGGATGGGAATTCCTGAGGGCTTTACATCTTCAGATTTTACAGCTTTATTGCTCAAGGAAGCAGGGGTCCTGACGACACCTGGAAATGGTTTTGGAGATGCAGGTGAGGGATATATAAGGATAGCGTTGACTGTTGGGGAGGAGAGATTGACTGAGGCTGTGGAGAGGATTAAAGGGGTTTTATGA
- the folK gene encoding 2-amino-4-hydroxy-6-hydroxymethyldihydropteridine diphosphokinase, whose product MTKTAYLSIGSNLGDRVANCLEAIRLLRETPFVSIHKVSSLYETEPVGYAKQGDFINCVVEVETTLNAEMLLDLCLNIENTIGRAGTFKLGPRIIDIDILLYGSEIINRESKIAKQRLTIPHPYMHERRFVLAPLSEIAAEVIHPLLKKDIRTLLDELNDKKKVRRLCHSSIDI is encoded by the coding sequence ATGACAAAAACAGCATACCTCAGCATTGGCTCTAATCTCGGTGACAGAGTAGCAAACTGTCTTGAGGCGATAAGACTGCTTAGGGAAACCCCATTTGTGAGCATCCATAAGGTCTCATCCCTTTACGAAACAGAACCTGTTGGTTATGCAAAGCAGGGCGATTTTATAAACTGTGTGGTGGAAGTCGAAACAACTCTAAATGCTGAAATGCTCCTTGATTTATGTCTCAATATAGAAAATACCATCGGAAGGGCAGGGACATTCAAGTTGGGTCCACGGATTATAGACATAGATATTTTACTTTACGGTAGCGAGATAATAAACAGAGAATCGAAGATCGCGAAGCAAAGGCTCACCATCCCACATCCCTACATGCATGAAAGAAGATTTGTCCTTGCCCCGCTATCAGAGATAGCAGCGGAGGTAATACATCCGTTACTCAAAAAAGATATAAGAACACTCCTCGATGAGTTAAACGATAAAAAAAAGGTTAGAAGGTTGTGTCACTCATCCATAGATATATAG